TCACAGAGTAACTGTGGTGGGCAATCATCTTCTGGTATTTTTGAATAATTGGTCGAATCCTGCAGGAACGGCCCAGCAAGCAAAAGAGCAACCTCCTAAACAGGAATCACAGGAACCGACGGTTCTGTCCGGTTCCAAAGACCTGCATATCAAGTCTGCCGAAGTCCTAAACGGTCAGATTGTGCTGAAGGTCGTGCATCGAGCCGATCAGTCCCGCATTTATAAGATAGAATTGGGAGTAGATTTCGATCAACTCGGATTCAATACCGCGAGCATACATCCACTCTCATCATTGCAGCGCGATGCTGCTGTTCAAAAGCCCGCACAGAAAAATAGCCAACCAGGAGGGCCTCGCAAATCGGCAACACCTTTAGCGGGCTATTAACCAGCGGCTTATGCCGATTCACTTTCTTTTCATGATCTGGGAGGCTGGAGGTATCCTTCGCTGCGGACGACGCAAAGCCGTCTAATCACTCCGCTCAGGACACCCCAGCCTTCGCCATCTTATGTGCATAACTGCGAAAGGGTATTAGATGTCGAGCACTCGTTTCTGAGCAAATCATTCGTATTCCAAAAACACTGAAGATTTCCGCCAGACTCTTGAGATAAAGCGTGAGTGCTTATATTAACATTGCTAATAAAAGTGTAAGTGGCTTTTATGGCAAGTGTATAAAACAGTGTCCAATTGGGAAAAGCACTTCTCGG
The sequence above is a segment of the Desulfomonile tiedjei DSM 6799 genome. Coding sequences within it:
- a CDS encoding AMIN domain-containing protein, with protein sequence MAFVSRFTVCVSIFSVVFPLVFTLNAFAYGEIADITITPDGKRISIRIEGRIGKYSAHTLQNPARLVLDFEDTGLSKEPAISGTMASGIDIRTARKGTSARVVMNLGNRPLPDHRVTVVGNHLLVFLNNWSNPAGTAQQAKEQPPKQESQEPTVLSGSKDLHIKSAEVLNGQIVLKVVHRADQSRIYKIELGVDFDQLGFNTASIHPLSSLQRDAAVQKPAQKNSQPGGPRKSATPLAGY